GAGCAGGTTTCGGGCTGGACAGAAGGGTACTGTCCCATCTGCGGCTCCAGGGCAGGCATGGGGGAAATCTGCGGAGAGGATGGCAAACGTTTTCTCTCCTGCTCCAGCTGTTTCTTCAAATGGCCCTACAAGCGGTTGAAATGCCCCTATTGCGGGAATGACGATCCGGATACCCTGTCATATTTCATGGTCGGGGAAGGACCGACGCGAGTGGATGTATGCCGCAAATGCAGCAGGTACCTGAAGACCAGGGATGCCAGGATTGGCAATTCAGAAGTGCCCCTGGAAGCGGAAGACCTGGCGACCATTCACCTTGATCTGCTTGCAGGCAAAGAGGGATTCGAGCGTGGCAAATAAGATACCCAACGTAACCGGCGTCATACTGGCCGGCGGCACGTCGAGCAGGATGGGGAGCAACAAGGCGCTACTTCCTTACCAGGGGCGCAGGTTGATCGAAACCGTATACGGCCACCTGGCAGCCGTTTTTACCGAAGTTATCGTCGTCACCAATGCACCACAGCAGTACCGTTTTCTTCCCTGCATGAAAGTGAAGGATGTTTTCGCCGGCGGGGGGGCCTTGGCCGGCATCCATGCCGGGCTCTGCCACAGCGGGAGCCCGGCCGTCTTTGTCGTTGCCTGCGACATGCCCTATCTGAACGAGGCCTTCATTCGCCACCTGGCTTCAAAAGCTGCCAGTGTCGATGTGGTTATCCCCAGAGGCCCGGCTGGTCTTGAGCCGCTCCATGCCGTATACGGCCGTGGCTGCCTGGCTGCCATGGAAGCGAGCCTGGCCAGGGGTGAAAAGAAGATTTCCTCCTTTTTCGGCGAAACGACCGTGGAGATCGTTACTGAGGAGCACATCACCACTTTCGACCCCGAATTCAAATCTTTCCGCAACATCAACACCCCCATGGACTACTACCGGCTGCGCGCCGAGAGGCACAGCGAAAGCCCCTTCTTCAAGCATGCGCAGCGGTACGATTCCGACTCCTGCTCTCTCACTTTCTTTAATTTGATTTGACATCTATTTGCCGTTACAGGATTGCTTACCAAGCCACGGCAGTTTATCCTCCAGAAACAAAAAAAGCGGGGCACAAGGCCCCGCCGAGTAATTTACAATTTTCCTGCAATCATTGCCAGGCATTCATGGATATGCCCAGTTGTCTACCGTAGCTGTCATATGCTCCCAGCCAGATGTTCCCCCAGGTTATGGTGAACCTTTGCCCGGTGCTGGTGACTGGAGACAGCACTAATGATCTGCTGGTCTCGGCCGGCAGGAGTCCTGCTTCAAATCTGGCAGTGTTGCCTGCATTGTCGCCTACCCATACGGACAGCCAATCATTGGTGAGCCCGCTAGGCAGGGTCCAGGTGACCGAATCATTGATATCGGCACTGGATCCCAATAGAGCATACAACTCGGTCGCTGTCGGTGAGGTGACCTTCGGGAAGTTGTCGACCGTCAATTCTGTGCTCAGGTAAGGACGCTTGACGAGTTTTTCGGTGTAGGTTGCTGCAGGTGTGGTGTTGGTGCCGATGTACAACTCTACGGTATAAGCCTCTCCCGTGTCGGCTATTTTAGCAATATCCGCATCGGTCAAGGGGTAAAGGTTGCCGTAGCTTTGAGTTGGATTCTGAATCTGAAATTGATCGTAGGCAACATTGTTGATCAGGGTGACGCCATCGACCGGCAGCCCGGCTCCCTTCACCACTGCACTTGTAATATTCAGGCCACCACGATCTTCAATGTTAAACCGTATACCGGTAATGATCTGGGGTGTAGTACTGGTAACATGATATTCCGCCACCGGTTCGATATCTATCCCGACAATGTACTGGTCCCCCTGCATGTACCACTTGCCGTCAGCCTTTTTGATCATGTGAAACGCAACCGGCGCGTCCAGGGAGACCTTGCCGTTTTCAAGGACGGTAAAGGCGACTGTTGCTGTTCCTTTGGCTACGTCCATTGACTGAATCGAGATGTTGGTAAAGGAGATGCCGATCATTTCTTTGTCGGTGGTGATTTCGGAAAGGAATGAAGCAAGGTTCTGACCCTGATCCAGAAAGGTGGCGCTGTCGAAAAGTCCCAGCAAGGTTGCATTGGTTTCACTGGGCAGACTGGTGGCGAAGAGGTCGGAAAACTGTTTGAACCCGGCGCTGATTTTCTGGATGTCGGTCATGCCGGTTGCAACGTTGGTTGTGTCGGTAAGAACTGCTGTGGTAGTAGAAGAAATGGCCTGCTTCGTAATAAGATTGGTGATAGTAGCTGCCCCAGTCGTTGTATCGGTGGTTTCAACTTTGATTATATCGAGAGCGGCATCTAGACCGCTATGATCCGTGCTGAACGAACTCCGCAGGAGGTCGATGGAATCGCTGACGCCCACCGCCTGGAGAACCGGCAGCAGCTTGGCCTTCAGGGCATCCGACTCGGTTTTCAGCTCGGTCGCGGTCAGGTTGGAAAAATTGCCGCTTTCGAAATAATTTGCGGCCACGGTGTTAGCAATGTTGGCCACGATCAGGTCGGTGAGCGGTGTGACGTTAATCGTCCCACCCACATCTGCCGCGGTGCCTGCAGAATAGAGGTGATACTCGTTGCCCCCAACATAGCCGTCGGCCCTGACCATGAACGGCCCGGTCATGTCCGAAACATCAACGGTGTATTTGCCGTCGGCGGCGATTTGAACGGTTTTCGTGGCTCCCTTGCTGTCCTTGATGGTGACGGAGCCGATGATGGGTGCGCCGGCGGCTGCTGTGCCGGAGATGGTTGTTGCTGCAGGAGTGGTGCTGCCTCCTCCGCCGCCGCCACACGCGGCAAGAATGAGTGCCGATGTGCCGATCAGGATCAGCGTTTTTACGATCTGCCAGGTTTTTCGCATAGTTAAATCCTCCATGTTAGTAAAAACAACATCAATAAATGGCGCTAATGGTATACATCCGTTTATTGATATGTCAAGATTTCATAAATTATCAAAAATTATTTTTCGTTATAAAAATTAATATCAAAAACTGAAGCTGGATTTTGCAATGCCAGTTTTTGAGGGGGAACCCATTGGTTTTCCTCCTCCGGTATTTATAAGCTGCTTCTGTGACTGCCTCCTTTCATCAAAAATTCAGCGGCATCTTCCCTTCGGCAAAATAGTTCACCTCCTGCGCGTGTTGAAGTCCGGCGCTGCTTCTGCGCTTTTTCTACA
This region of Geotalea daltonii FRC-32 genomic DNA includes:
- the mobA gene encoding molybdenum cofactor guanylyltransferase; this encodes MANKIPNVTGVILAGGTSSRMGSNKALLPYQGRRLIETVYGHLAAVFTEVIVVTNAPQQYRFLPCMKVKDVFAGGGALAGIHAGLCHSGSPAVFVVACDMPYLNEAFIRHLASKAASVDVVIPRGPAGLEPLHAVYGRGCLAAMEASLARGEKKISSFFGETTVEIVTEEHITTFDPEFKSFRNINTPMDYYRLRAERHSESPFFKHAQRYDSDSCSLTFFNLI